Proteins from one Syngnathus scovelli strain Florida chromosome 9, RoL_Ssco_1.2, whole genome shotgun sequence genomic window:
- the stk40 gene encoding serine/threonine-protein kinase 40 isoform X2: MSKRRALERGAGETSSKAGKLQCPVYSSGSNAKRAGPFILGPRLGNSPVPSIVQCLARKDGSDDFYQLKILTLEERADSAGETQEERQGKMLLHTEYSLLSLLHNQDGVVHHHGLFQDRAYEMVEDPEANKPRKMKKRICLVLDCLCAHDFSDKTADLINLQHYVIKEKRLGEREAIIIFYDVVRVVEALHKKNIVHRDLKLGNMVLNKRTHRITITNFCLGKHLVSEDDLLKDQRGSPAYISPDVLSGRPYRGKPSDMWALGVVLFTMLYGQFPFYDSIPQELFRKIKAAEYSIPEDGRVSDNTVCLIRKLLVLDPQQRLTAGEVLESLGDIIASWQSVSALSGPLQVVPDIDDQLNHPEHLQEAKVTEESSQYEFEHYMRQQLLLAEEKNTFHEAKGFLKRHFNSLPPVRRLGHDAQPVSPLDAAILALRFLRK; this comes from the exons ATGTCCAAGCGGCGTGCGTTGGAGAGAGGGGCCGGAGAGACGTCGAGTAAGGCCGGCAAGCTGCAGTGTCCCGTGTACAGTTCGGGCAGCAACGCCAAGCGAGCTGGGCCTTTCATCCTTG ggCCTCGTCTGGGCAACTCACCAGTACCCAGCATAGTGCAGTGTCTGGCCAGGAAAGACGGCAGCGACGATTTCTACCAGCTcaaa aTCCTGACGCTGGAGGAGCGAGCGGACTCTGCCGGCGAGACGCAGGAGGAGAGGCAGGGCAAGATGTTGCTGCACACCGAGTATTCCCTCCTGTCcctgctgcacaaccaagacggTGTGGTCCACCATCACGGCCTCTTCCAG GACCGGGCCTACGAAATGGTGGAGGACCCGGAGGCCAACAAGCCGCGCAAGATGAAGAAGCGCATCTGCCTGGTGCTGGACTGCCTGTGCGCGCACGACTTCAGCGACAAGACGGCCGACCTCATCAACCTGCAGCACTACGTCATCAAGGAGAAGCGGCTGGGCGAGCGCGAGGCCATCATCATCTTCTACGACGTGGTGCGCGTGGTGGAGGCCCTGCACAAG AAGAACATCGTGCACCGAGACCTCAAGCTGGGAAACATGGTGCTGAACAAACG GACGCACCGAATCACCATCACCAACTTCTGCTTAGGAAAACACCTGGTGAGCGAGGACGACCTGCTCAAAGATCAGCGAGGGAGCCCCGCCTACATCAGCCCCGATGTGCTAAGCG GTCGCCCGTACCGCGGTAAGCCCAGCGACATGTGGGCTCTGGGCGTGGTCCTGTTCACCATGCTGTACGGCCAGTTCCCCTTCTACGACAGCATACCTCAAGAGCTCTTCCGCAAGATCAAGGCCGCCGAGTACTCCATCCCAGA AGATGGCCGCGTGTCCGACAACACGGTTTGTCTGATCCGGAAGCTGCTGGTGCTCGACCCTCAGCAGAGGTTGACGGCCGGCGAGGTGTTGGAGTCCCTGGGTGACATCATCGCCTCTTG GCAGTCGGTTTCGGCGTTGAGCGGCCCGCTGCAGGTGGTTCCGGATATCGACGATCAACTCAACCACCCGGAGCATCTGCAAGAG GCCAAAGTGACGGAGGAATCGTCGCAGTACGAGTTTGAGCACTACATGCGCCAGCAGCTGCTGCTGgccgaggagaagaacaccttcCACGAGGCCAAGGGCTTCCTCAAGCGTCACTTCAACAGCCTGCCGCCCGTGCGGCGGCTGGGCCACGACGCCCAGCCCGTCAGCCCGCTGGacgccgccatcttggcgcTGCGCTTCCTCCGCAAGTAG
- the stk40 gene encoding serine/threonine-protein kinase 40 isoform X1, with translation MPSLPQSNFPHTYTNMPFVTLETLQSWFDMRVTRWEGRGGERLFGPLWCHHLSISRQISTRRHWKSKASSSMSKRRALERGAGETSSKAGKLQCPVYSSGSNAKRAGPFILGPRLGNSPVPSIVQCLARKDGSDDFYQLKILTLEERADSAGETQEERQGKMLLHTEYSLLSLLHNQDGVVHHHGLFQDRAYEMVEDPEANKPRKMKKRICLVLDCLCAHDFSDKTADLINLQHYVIKEKRLGEREAIIIFYDVVRVVEALHKKNIVHRDLKLGNMVLNKRTHRITITNFCLGKHLVSEDDLLKDQRGSPAYISPDVLSGRPYRGKPSDMWALGVVLFTMLYGQFPFYDSIPQELFRKIKAAEYSIPEDGRVSDNTVCLIRKLLVLDPQQRLTAGEVLESLGDIIASWQSVSALSGPLQVVPDIDDQLNHPEHLQEAKVTEESSQYEFEHYMRQQLLLAEEKNTFHEAKGFLKRHFNSLPPVRRLGHDAQPVSPLDAAILALRFLRK, from the exons ATGCCCTCCCTCCCCCAATCCAATTTCCCACACACTTACACAAATATGCCCTTTGTCACGCTTGAAACCCTCCAGAGCTGGTTTGACATGCGCGTCACAcgctgggaggggaggggaggggagcgtTTGTTTGGTCCTCTTTGGTGTCATCACCTGAGCATTTCAAGGCAGATCTCCACCCGACGGCACTGGAAGTCGAAAGCG AGCTCCAGTATGTCCAAGCGGCGTGCGTTGGAGAGAGGGGCCGGAGAGACGTCGAGTAAGGCCGGCAAGCTGCAGTGTCCCGTGTACAGTTCGGGCAGCAACGCCAAGCGAGCTGGGCCTTTCATCCTTG ggCCTCGTCTGGGCAACTCACCAGTACCCAGCATAGTGCAGTGTCTGGCCAGGAAAGACGGCAGCGACGATTTCTACCAGCTcaaa aTCCTGACGCTGGAGGAGCGAGCGGACTCTGCCGGCGAGACGCAGGAGGAGAGGCAGGGCAAGATGTTGCTGCACACCGAGTATTCCCTCCTGTCcctgctgcacaaccaagacggTGTGGTCCACCATCACGGCCTCTTCCAG GACCGGGCCTACGAAATGGTGGAGGACCCGGAGGCCAACAAGCCGCGCAAGATGAAGAAGCGCATCTGCCTGGTGCTGGACTGCCTGTGCGCGCACGACTTCAGCGACAAGACGGCCGACCTCATCAACCTGCAGCACTACGTCATCAAGGAGAAGCGGCTGGGCGAGCGCGAGGCCATCATCATCTTCTACGACGTGGTGCGCGTGGTGGAGGCCCTGCACAAG AAGAACATCGTGCACCGAGACCTCAAGCTGGGAAACATGGTGCTGAACAAACG GACGCACCGAATCACCATCACCAACTTCTGCTTAGGAAAACACCTGGTGAGCGAGGACGACCTGCTCAAAGATCAGCGAGGGAGCCCCGCCTACATCAGCCCCGATGTGCTAAGCG GTCGCCCGTACCGCGGTAAGCCCAGCGACATGTGGGCTCTGGGCGTGGTCCTGTTCACCATGCTGTACGGCCAGTTCCCCTTCTACGACAGCATACCTCAAGAGCTCTTCCGCAAGATCAAGGCCGCCGAGTACTCCATCCCAGA AGATGGCCGCGTGTCCGACAACACGGTTTGTCTGATCCGGAAGCTGCTGGTGCTCGACCCTCAGCAGAGGTTGACGGCCGGCGAGGTGTTGGAGTCCCTGGGTGACATCATCGCCTCTTG GCAGTCGGTTTCGGCGTTGAGCGGCCCGCTGCAGGTGGTTCCGGATATCGACGATCAACTCAACCACCCGGAGCATCTGCAAGAG GCCAAAGTGACGGAGGAATCGTCGCAGTACGAGTTTGAGCACTACATGCGCCAGCAGCTGCTGCTGgccgaggagaagaacaccttcCACGAGGCCAAGGGCTTCCTCAAGCGTCACTTCAACAGCCTGCCGCCCGTGCGGCGGCTGGGCCACGACGCCCAGCCCGTCAGCCCGCTGGacgccgccatcttggcgcTGCGCTTCCTCCGCAAGTAG
- the oscp1b gene encoding protein OSCP1 isoform X1 produces the protein MSSRTLPLLFINLGGEMLYILDQRLRAQNIPADKAKKGASVFGRPTTNNRFNTSQSFIIHLPYCLSFHPRLVMNDIITTMFNKKFLEELFKPQELYSKEALRTVFDRLAHASIMRLNQASMDKLYDLMTMAFKYQVLLCPRPRDILLVTFNHMDAIREFVKDTPCILAQVDETYQQLMEMYTLLPSGEFQLVRQTLLIFFQDMHIRVSIFLKDKVQNSNGRFVLPISGPVPHGTQIPGSIRMYSCTGEETGRLQFKNGGNYTAALCEGSFELFGDRVTKLGTNMYSVCRPVETHIAGTSKHSAQHTKVNLAPNPLAKEELNLLAKLMGGLEGHKAGNAESDFRVNLFATDEEEEEALISRPDELSYGFINIQATKDQTANAELAKIMGEFSGSRESPERSPSDCGKGDDLLAMMDGL, from the exons ATGTCGTCGAGGACACTCCCGCTGCTCTTCATCAATCTCGGTGGAGAAATGCTTTATATTCTGGACCAGCGGCTACGAGCTCAAAATATCCCCGCCGACAAAGCTAAGAAAGGTGCTTCGGTTTTTGGCCGCCCGACTACAAACAACCGCTTCAACACGTCTCAAAGTTTTATCATTCATCTTCCGTATTGTCTTTCTTTTCATCCTCGACTAGTCATGAATGACATCATCACCACCATGTTTAACAAGAAGTTTCTGGAGGAGCTTTTCAAGCCCCAGGAGCTGTATTCCAAGGAGGCGCTGCGCACCGTCTTTGACAGACTGGCCCACGCCTCCATCATGAGGCTCAATCAAGCAAGCATGGACAAG CTGTACGACTTGATGACCATGGCCTTCAAGTACCAGGTTCTCCTCTGTCCTCGGCCGCGGGACATCCTCCTGGTCACCTTCAACCACATGGACGCCATCAGGGAATTTGTCAAGGACACGCCTTGCATTTTGGCTCAGGTGGACGAGACGTATCAGCAACTGATGGAG ATGTACACTCTGTTACCCAGTGGCGAATTCCAGCTCGTTAGACAAACTCTTCTCATCTTCTTTCAGGACATGCACATAAGG GTATCTATTTTCCTCAAGGACAAAGTTCAGAACTCCAACGGCCGATTTGTGCTCCCCATCAGCGGTCCGGTGCCTCACGGGACACAAATTCCAGGCTCGATAAG GATGTATAGCTGCACTGGCGAGGAGACGGGCAGGCTGCAGTTCAAAAATGGAGGAAACTACACGGCTGCACTCTGCGAAGGATCCTTTGAGCTGTTTGGCGACAGGGTCACCAAACTGGGCACAAACAT GTACAGCGTTTGCCGTCCAGTGGAAACTCACATCGCGGGAACCTCCAAGCACTCAGCTCAGCACAccaag GTCAACCTGGCTCCCAACCCGCTAGCTAAAGAAGAGCTCAACCTCTTAGCCAAACTGATGGGAGGCTTGGAAGGCCACAAGGCCGGCAATGCCGAGAGCGATTTCCGGGTTAACCTGTTCGCAACCGACGAGGAGGAAGA AGAGGCGTTAATATCCAGACCGGATGAGCTGTCGTATGGATTCATCAACATCCAAGCTACAAAG GACCAAACAGCCAACGCCGAGCTGGCCAAGATCATGGGTGAGTTCAGCGGGTCTCGGGAGTCACCTGAGCGATCCCCGAGTGACTGCGGCAAAGGAGACGACCTCCTGGCCATGATGGATGGTCTGTGA
- the LOC125975001 gene encoding cornifelin isoform X1, translated as MWQDSDSEPAAHMSNPVVTSQPGAGGYGTNVQVGQWSTGLCSCCSDLLICAFGCFCPSILACYTADKYGENCCLGFVPGGLTAMRTHMRLTYGIQGTVCNDALMSCFCGLCELCRMAREIRIRNGETVP; from the exons ATGTGGCAGGATTCAGATTCAG AACCTGCGGCCCACATGTCCAACCCAGTGGTAACCAGTCAACCGGGCGCCGGCGGCTATGGCACCAACGTCCAAGTGGGGCAGTGGAGCACGGGCCTCTGCTCTTGCTGCAGCGATTTATTGATTT GTGCTTTCGGCTGCTTCTGCCCATCCATCCTGGCCTGCTACACTGCGGACAAGTACGGCGAAAACTGCTGCTTGGGCTTCGTGCCGGGCGGCTTGACGGCTATGAGGACTCACATGAGGCTCACGTACGGCATCCAG GGGACGGTTTGCAACGACGCACTCATGTCGTGTTTCTGCGGCCTCTGTGAGTTGTGCAGAATGGCCAGAGAGATCCGCATCCGGAATGGAGAAACTGTGCCCTAA
- the oscp1b gene encoding protein OSCP1 isoform X2 → MSSRTLPLLFINLGGEMLYILDQRLRAQNIPADKAKKVMNDIITTMFNKKFLEELFKPQELYSKEALRTVFDRLAHASIMRLNQASMDKLYDLMTMAFKYQVLLCPRPRDILLVTFNHMDAIREFVKDTPCILAQVDETYQQLMEMYTLLPSGEFQLVRQTLLIFFQDMHIRVSIFLKDKVQNSNGRFVLPISGPVPHGTQIPGSIRMYSCTGEETGRLQFKNGGNYTAALCEGSFELFGDRVTKLGTNMYSVCRPVETHIAGTSKHSAQHTKVNLAPNPLAKEELNLLAKLMGGLEGHKAGNAESDFRVNLFATDEEEEEALISRPDELSYGFINIQATKDQTANAELAKIMGEFSGSRESPERSPSDCGKGDDLLAMMDGL, encoded by the exons ATGTCGTCGAGGACACTCCCGCTGCTCTTCATCAATCTCGGTGGAGAAATGCTTTATATTCTGGACCAGCGGCTACGAGCTCAAAATATCCCCGCCGACAAAGCTAAGAAAG TCATGAATGACATCATCACCACCATGTTTAACAAGAAGTTTCTGGAGGAGCTTTTCAAGCCCCAGGAGCTGTATTCCAAGGAGGCGCTGCGCACCGTCTTTGACAGACTGGCCCACGCCTCCATCATGAGGCTCAATCAAGCAAGCATGGACAAG CTGTACGACTTGATGACCATGGCCTTCAAGTACCAGGTTCTCCTCTGTCCTCGGCCGCGGGACATCCTCCTGGTCACCTTCAACCACATGGACGCCATCAGGGAATTTGTCAAGGACACGCCTTGCATTTTGGCTCAGGTGGACGAGACGTATCAGCAACTGATGGAG ATGTACACTCTGTTACCCAGTGGCGAATTCCAGCTCGTTAGACAAACTCTTCTCATCTTCTTTCAGGACATGCACATAAGG GTATCTATTTTCCTCAAGGACAAAGTTCAGAACTCCAACGGCCGATTTGTGCTCCCCATCAGCGGTCCGGTGCCTCACGGGACACAAATTCCAGGCTCGATAAG GATGTATAGCTGCACTGGCGAGGAGACGGGCAGGCTGCAGTTCAAAAATGGAGGAAACTACACGGCTGCACTCTGCGAAGGATCCTTTGAGCTGTTTGGCGACAGGGTCACCAAACTGGGCACAAACAT GTACAGCGTTTGCCGTCCAGTGGAAACTCACATCGCGGGAACCTCCAAGCACTCAGCTCAGCACAccaag GTCAACCTGGCTCCCAACCCGCTAGCTAAAGAAGAGCTCAACCTCTTAGCCAAACTGATGGGAGGCTTGGAAGGCCACAAGGCCGGCAATGCCGAGAGCGATTTCCGGGTTAACCTGTTCGCAACCGACGAGGAGGAAGA AGAGGCGTTAATATCCAGACCGGATGAGCTGTCGTATGGATTCATCAACATCCAAGCTACAAAG GACCAAACAGCCAACGCCGAGCTGGCCAAGATCATGGGTGAGTTCAGCGGGTCTCGGGAGTCACCTGAGCGATCCCCGAGTGACTGCGGCAAAGGAGACGACCTCCTGGCCATGATGGATGGTCTGTGA
- the LOC125975001 gene encoding cornifelin isoform X2 yields MSNPVVTSQPGAGGYGTNVQVGQWSTGLCSCCSDLLICAFGCFCPSILACYTADKYGENCCLGFVPGGLTAMRTHMRLTYGIQGTVCNDALMSCFCGLCELCRMAREIRIRNGETVP; encoded by the exons ATGTCCAACCCAGTGGTAACCAGTCAACCGGGCGCCGGCGGCTATGGCACCAACGTCCAAGTGGGGCAGTGGAGCACGGGCCTCTGCTCTTGCTGCAGCGATTTATTGATTT GTGCTTTCGGCTGCTTCTGCCCATCCATCCTGGCCTGCTACACTGCGGACAAGTACGGCGAAAACTGCTGCTTGGGCTTCGTGCCGGGCGGCTTGACGGCTATGAGGACTCACATGAGGCTCACGTACGGCATCCAG GGGACGGTTTGCAACGACGCACTCATGTCGTGTTTCTGCGGCCTCTGTGAGTTGTGCAGAATGGCCAGAGAGATCCGCATCCGGAATGGAGAAACTGTGCCCTAA